The genomic interval tgcagttttgttgtgtttcctcAGATTACTGTGAACTGGAACTGGACACCAACACAGTcagcagaaagctgcagctgtccaacaacaacaagaaggtGATGATAGTGAACGAGGAGCAGCCGTATCCTGATCATCCCGACAGATTTGAATGGAGCCAGCTGCTGTGTAAGAATGGTCTAACTGGTCGCTGTTACTGGGAGGTGGAGTGGTCCAATGGGGTTCTGGTCTCAGTGAGTTACAGAGGAATCAGACGGAAAGGTCAGAGCAGCGACTGCTGGTTCGGAGGGAACGATCAGTCCTGGAGTCTGAGGTGCTGTGATAAAATGGGCTACGCCATCAGTCACAAGAACATGATGGAGGTCATCACCGTCCCCGCCGCCTCCCTCTGGCACAGAGTAGCAGTGTATCTGGACCATCCTGCTGGGATTCTGTCCTTCTACAGAGTGTCTTCTGACACCCTGGTCCACCTCCACACCTTCAACACCACCTTCAGTGAACCTCTGTATCCAGGGTTTGGGCTCTGGCCTGACTCCTGGGTGTCTCCGTGCTCTCCTTAGGAGGGAGTCATCCAACTTCCATTAAGAGCTACAAATCATAAACAGCTTCAGGATCACTGGGATGGTGCAGGGACTCTAATGCCTtctttccaccggctctaaagttcccggctccactctactcggcttgctttgcgagcgtttcAACCGGCATCCcagcttcggagtagggccagctgggtcggccctgcttcgtgggtgatgcaagcttagctcctgttcactcactggttgtgggtgtggccaaatgcaaacataaagagcgaagaaaacaacGGTagacaacagcgttagcttaccctgcagcgtttctgccgtctgtcccccagctgaaggcctgtaaagcctgaaatctccggcggataacagctgtcctactccgcgcaacaatggcggcatccagagcatttcttccactgcgcctctcttcctgaagtctcaggagaatccccataagtttaaaaaacagcaacaacacagggccaacgttgtccatagcgcttccgttgtttccacaaatgggGCCAAGTTTCGGTAACACCCCaatcccccaccccaccccgtGGCCCTGCCCActgcaacacaaggaggcgttcttctgctacagaccaaactggccggtggaaacgcgatgcattttttatagagccgagccgaatAGAGaagagcgggacttctgaaaTAGAGCTGGTGGAAAAAGGGGCacaaaagtgtaaaattaacatttataaagaaattTGAAATGAGCTAcgattttttaaagaaatgttataAAATCACATCAAGGGTTTAAAAAATTCACATGACCTGTTTTAATGACCTATCATTTATTATAATTCACTCTTACACCAGTCTGTGATTTAAAAGACTCAGATgtataaaaattacaatcactaattaaagtaaattttatttattaacaaaaaggacCACGGACGTTCTGTAAGACCTGGTTACAAACTGAACTTTCCTGTATTTGAAACTGTTTCTGATTAAACTGATAAATCATGCactgttctgtatttttaagTCATTTATGTAAATTGTTTCATATATGTAAAatcaaactgggtttttaatttggCTGCAGtttattgttataaataaaatcacaaactgaagcacttgtttttgttgttcttttgtccaaataacaaaaaagattcGTACAAAATCTCTGGCTTTAGTCTCTAATGTGTGGTAAAAAACTCTAACAGATTAACCCAAACAAGTGGAAATGCCTCATTTTACACTCACTCATATTCTACACCAGTTTCTTTACCTTTCATCAAGAAACACGTCCCCACGTTTATCCCTCATGGCGGCAAACAGAAAGTACCAAGATGCATTGGGGCAAAATCTCGGAAAACCAGAAATTGACCTGCACGCCACTGCCCCCTTCTGACCAAACCTGCAACTACATTGAACATGACCTCAGCCTGCTCTGAGTGCATCAAACAtgcagaacaataaataaaactgcataaatAACAGTGTCGTTCACATTTTGTTCTAAATACAGAATAACAAACCATATTTTAACTCTTTCAGTGATACTTTTAAAAGTGAGTGGAAATGTTATTATTTGACCCAGcttgataaataaaacaggtagATTATTAAACCACATGTTGGTGTTGATTCTCATCGATCACAGAAGTTCTTTCTAAAAGAGATGACTGGACTTCTTCTCTGGTTTTTTACCGCCTGCTGTCGAAGGCGAAGGCTGAGGGATAATGGTTTAACCCGTGTCTGTGTGGGTTTCTTTGTCAGAACCAGAGGAGAGATTCGAATAAAACTCATAACAGAATCTAACCCAATGCCAGATAATCATTGTTTAGATGATTTCTTACCTTAGCAGCCACTAACCCCCCCTGCCCTCACAAGTTTCGACTGTCAGCTTTAAATGTTAAGAACTACCATTGTGGAacatggaggcaacaggttcaAGAGGAAAACTCAGATCTCCCTCTGCCCAGAAACCCTCTCTAGCTTCTCCTGGTGGATTTCAAGATGTTCCCAAGTTCTGGGTCGGCCCCAGGGCCTCCTTCCAGTGGGATCTGCCTCCGGATGGAGgtgcccaggaggcatcctactCAGATGGCTGAACCACCTTTTGGTGTGCAGGAGCAACGGCTCTACTCAGACGATGGAGTTCCTCTCCTTATCTCTGAGACTGAACCCAGCCGTCTACTTGAATCCAGGATCTCATTGTTTTAGTCATGATCCATAACTTCTGACCCCAGGTGAGAGTCGCAACAAAGACTGACCAGTAAAtaaagagctttgccttttggctcaacTCCtccttcaccatgacagaccggaGCAACGTCCTCATTACTGCAGCCGAGACTCTGAACCGTTGATCCATCCAAACATCACTTACGAGCTACCATGGTGACCAGAGGCGGCTCATGGATGGACTCATCTTTGTGTTCATCACAGAACTGTTCTGTAAATTGCTTCATGACGAGCAGCTCCTAAGATGTGGGTTTCAtagaaaatctttgtttcttcCTGTAGGGTGGATCATTGTGGAAAGCAGTGGTTAACACCTGGACTAAAGAAGTGTAAGTTTGTTGTTAACAAAATAGTTTTCgttttcatgttgtttcatCTCTGTTTCTGCTCAACTATTGGttgagtttttttgtctttttaatcgTTTATCTGTCTTTGTGTTGCGGTATTTGTGTCAGCATACCAGTGTTACCAGTCTGTGCTTTGTTCAGGTTTGTTCAGTTGTTGAGCATAGTTTGCATTTTTGACTCCAAGATGAACACTACATCTTGTTCCTTCCTGGTAATCTGGCATCTTTCTCTGACCTTCCTCTTGGGTCATCATCACTGTGATATGAGCAGAAACATGGAGGtaaactgcagttttgttgtgtttcctcAGATTACTGTGAACTGGAACTGGACACCAACACAGTcagcagaaagctgcagctgtccaacaacaacaagaaggtGATGATAGTGAACGAGGAGCAGCCGTATCCTGATCAtccagacagatttgaatgGAGCCAGCTGCTGTGTAAGAATGGTCTAATTGGTCGCTGTTACTGGGAGGTGGAGTGGTCCAATGGGGTTCTGGTCTCAGTGAGTTACAGAGGAATCAGACGGAAAGGTCAGAGCAGCGACTGCTGGTTCGGAGGGAACGATCAGTCCTGGAGTCTCAGGTGCTGTGACGACGTCGGCTACGCCATCTGTCACAGGAACATGATGGAGGTCATCACCGTCCCCGCCGCCTGCCTCTGGCACAGAGTAGCAGTGTATCTGGACCATCCTGCCGGGACTTTGTTCTTCTACAGAGTGTCTTCTGACACCCTGGTCCACCTCCACACCTTCAACACCACCTTCAGTGAAGCTCTGTATCCTGGGTTTGGGTTCTGGTTTGACTCCTCGGTGTCTCTGTGCAGCTCTGCTCGTTAGCATCTGTTTGTGTTAGCTAACACATCCAGGTACTGAGAACACGTGTGTAACTTTTAACTAGTTTCATTCACTTATATGtcattttttcttatattttactaaagttttaattctgttttatttcattttattgaactGGAACATAAATTCACAAACTGCTTGTAGATTTAGGTCTTTATTTGTTCACTTATGCATTTATTCCTTTTAATCTTTATCTTTGACATTATTTCTTGTCAGCCACATGGGGGTGCTGTAGCACCCTCAGCACCCCTGGCTTGTAactaaaaatgtcataaaaaccCCTAAACCAAAATAGGATAATATTGGTCAAAATCAccgttttttaaaatgatcctttattaatatttgtttatttttctacttgttttataaaatgagaGGAATGTTacctgaaacatgttttttttaattttaattctgtttttatttgatttaataattttattatattatattatatttgataactgtttgtttttgtggtgaaacactgaaacatatttgtgtttctgtctgaaacagTCTAATGTAACTGAATAAATTCAGaacaaaatgactaaaagaacaaacatgaaTTCCTTTAAACTgatcacagatttattttaggaaTTAATCAGCATTCActtttcattattgttttttctgtgttttgcaataaaacaaaaaacttttttatttgggtttttaacCAATTAAGTGTCTAAATGTGGAAAACGTTGCTATGACATTTGATTTTTGTGAcgtttatgctttttaaaatgtttaactttattttcaaaataaaggttcCCCATAAAAATAGACTGAGATCTTTGTaattctttcaaaacatttttgtctctgaaatctgctccagctttgttcacttttttttaattaacgaGCTAATTTTAGACTTAActtgttttacctttaattATGAAACATAAAGGTGAAGATTGTCAGATACTTCAGAGATGTTCAGATTATAAACAACATTCCTTTctgatgaacaaaacaaatcagatatCGAAGTAAACGAACAGAAAGTATTTGGTGCCTCGTTTCTACAACAGAAAGCTGAGATGTGACGgattgtttttccactttagcTTCAACACCCGATGGagtaaaattagaataaaaatttAATGTGTCCGTAGAGCTGAAGTAAAGTGTGGAAAGCTGCTTTCCGACAGGTTGGACTGGTTTGGCGTAAGTTCTGTATTCTAACCTACATTCTGCAGTTATGAGGATGTGACCTGAGCTGACGAGTCATTCGCAGCGTCTCCTCTCCAAGCGTCGCCTCAGACGTGGaaggtgtttttaaaactgagagTCCAGAAGGTAAGAAGCtcctaaaatctgtaaaagtctGTTCAGCAGGTTAACCAGCTCTGTGTTTTAtagaataaatgtttgtaatatAGACTGCCTGGCTCAcgatgtttttaacatttatctttatctaaagttaatttattaaatgttaatgtctgtttatttatatacaaacataaaaatacgcataaaaacaacaaacttgacCAAAATGCTTCACAACTCCaaacaagttaaataaaataaaattaaaaataaaaatacttcataAAACTATCAGATATATAGAAACTCAAAAAGAGTTGTGATTTAAGAAATGTGATTTCTTagatttgttcttttaataattttaaaataaaattaacaaactgTATTCTCCTCAGAAGTAATCGTGCAGGAAGTTTGTTACCTGCTCTGACAGATGTAGGTCAACTTCATCACAAGTTTATTTGAACTTAATTTGCCTCCGAAGTTCTGAGTcacacctgtttttatttcctgcagccGGGAGTTCGAGTCCGGATTCTTTAAAATCCTTTCGAAGAGAATCAAAACAATCCCAGCTGTCTGACAGATCATCCGTTtatttagagctccaacaggaccgggtttagagctccaacaggaccgggtttagagctcctaacagtaCCTGGTTTAGAGCTTTCGTCCTACCATTGTACTTTCTTAGGAaatctttttgcagtttttctgcatgtgGTGATAAAAACGGACCAATAACAGCTGCAGTACTTTAGCATCTTTACCAAATCGTTTATGTGAATATGATGTTTCCTGTCAGCCTGTTTTTGCCATCCTGATGTCCGTCGGCGTGATGACTCAGCGTTGGGTGTTCGGGACAGACATGGATCAGAGCCGGTTCAGAGATGGACTTCCTCCATCTCAACTCATCCTGAATGGGAAACATGAGAGCCAGAACAAGAATCCAAGGTGAGACAATCCTAACCTGTTTATGACCAGTTCAGCGCTCAGCCTAAACCATGAAAGTTCAAACTtaaagtttcctgtttttgatgcGTTGAAGCCCAGAGCAGCGCCACGGACCAGAATTTCCTGGACCAGAAAACGGTTCTGAACATGACACCGGAT from Kryptolebias marmoratus isolate JLee-2015 linkage group LG19, ASM164957v2, whole genome shotgun sequence carries:
- the LOC108249678 gene encoding stonustoxin subunit beta-like; its protein translation is MEATGSRGKLRSPSAQKPSLASPGGFQDVPKFWVGPRASFQVDHCGKQWLTPGLKKYYCELELDTNTVSRKLQLSNNNKKVMIVNEEQPYPDHPDRFEWSQLLCKNGLIGRCYWEVEWSNGVLVSVSYRGIRRKGQSSDCWFGGNDQSWSLRCCDDVGYAICHRNMMEVITVPAACLWHRVAVYLDHPAGTLFFYRVSSDTLVHLHTFNTTFSEALYPGFGFWFDSSVSLCSSAR